The Hippoglossus stenolepis isolate QCI-W04-F060 chromosome 11, HSTE1.2, whole genome shotgun sequence genome includes a window with the following:
- the si:ch211-267e7.3 gene encoding ADAMTS-like protein 2 isoform X4: MFGNGGLALPVCSFLLLQLPLLPLANNWPVKDRSEGRVEQHHIHLQSHSHGGLNSKQSSNKEEVFQWWGEWSSWSSCSRSCGGGVRSQERHCLIQRLSTTQNNSSYCVGSPKQYQLCPNQPCPSPSVSFKQHQCSQFNSKAFGRRYYHWVPLYPADYISISNKPCDLQCTTISGERQLLVPAHDGTFCRDTKYHGVCIEGICQPVGCDGALYSSKAVDRCGVCGGNGASCQRISGSYRTALTQLGYVFITNIPAGATDIQIIERHKTENILALSDEDGHFFFNGNTVFDNPQNFRVAGTVFKYRRPSNVFSDGLEYIIAQGPTLQGLNVMYYNLNGKLPHITYEYTIPLESYDITAAEGVTTSPGHSHLNFTYNEVSEDVGGHHIELTNHSRAFVTSRHPYDAQLGADDQSDIQLSEEEEEEEEVVWEIRTPSPPPPAAMLVYRPADVTSHVFSHNDVEEQGPPAPSGYRSSSNSIDEPSTVEENTLVLSFPGSVHSAALPEEAPYLLLEELQHNQTHSNTHTLTQSNTYSVTHTLPEPHSPAETQADTLSPTDPETHTDTQLEIHSETELVPHSDTHTAILVQLQQVSAVQAANTESNDFDVGLEPDISLADMYRWKVSAYAPCSSTCTTGITTSYALCVRYDGTEVDDSYCDSLTRPEPTHEFCTGKECPPRWETSGWSECSRTCGEGVQYRTVRCWKMLSPGLDSSVYDSLCLAHDLHKPANRKVCLGQSCGPQWEVSEWSQCSARCGSRGVRTREVRCSMEMRLCNKSSQPIESQECEGPPCDRRWTVSDWGPVCVEREGWCVP; the protein is encoded by the exons ATGTTCGGTAACGGAGGGTTAGCTCTCCCGGTCTGctcctttctgctgctgcagctcccgCTTCTCCCGCTGGCGAACAACTGGCCCGTTAAG gACAGAAGTGAAGGGAGGGTGGAGCAGCATCACATCCATCTACAATCACACAGCCATGGAGGTTTGAACAGCAAACAGTCAAGCAACAAG GAGGAGGTGTTTCAATGGTGGGGGGAGTGGTCCAGTTGGTCTTCTTGTTCCAggagctgtggaggaggagtgaggagtcaGGAGAGACACTGTCTCATACAGAG GCTGTCAACCACACAGAACAACAGCTCATACTGTGTTGGCTCTCCTAAACAGTACCAGCTCTGTCCAAACCAG CCCTGTCCCAGCCCCAGTGTTAGCTTCAAACAGCACCAGTGTTCCCAATTTAACTCCAAAGCCTTTGGAAGAAGATACTACCACTGGGTACCTCTTTACCCAG CTGATTACATCAGCATCTCCAATAAGCCATGTGACCTGCAGTGTACAACCATCAGTGGTGAGCGACAGCTCCTAGTTCCTGCCCACGATGGTACATTCTGCCGGGATACTAAATACCATGGCGTCTGTATAGAGGGAATATGTCAG cctgtaGGATGTGATGGGGCGCTGTACAGCAGTAAGGCAGTGGATAGATGTGGAGTGTGTGGAGGCAACGGGGCGTCATGCCAGCGCATCTCTGGATCATACAGGACGGCACTCACACAGttag GCTATGTGTTCATCACCAACATCCCCGCTGGAGCCACTGACATTCAGATCATAGAGAGACACAAGACTGAGAACATCCTGG CCCTGTCGGACGAAGACGGACATTTCTTCTTCAATGGAAACACAGTGTTTGACAACCCACAAAACTTCCGTGTGGCAGGAACCGTGTTCAAATACAGACGTCCAAGCAATGTGTTCTCTGATGGGCTGGAGTACATCATTGCACAGGGACCAACACTGCAGGGCCTCAATGTTATG TACTACAATTTGAATGGGAAGCTCCCCCACATCACCTACGAGTACACCATCCCCCTCGAGTCTtatgacatcactgctgcagaggGCGTCACTACAAGCCCTGGCCACTCCCACCTTAACTTCACCTATAATGAGGTAAGTGAGGATGTAGGTGGGCATCATATTGAGTTGACGAACCACAGCAGGGCCTTTGTGACATCTCGCCATCCCTACGACGCCCAGCTGGGAGCTGATGACCAATCAGATATCCAGCTGtcggaagaagaagaggaggaggaggaagtcgTGTGGGAAATCAGGACGCCCAGCCCTCCACCGCCAGCGGCCATGTTGGTCTACAGACCAGCCGATGTCACCAGTCATGTGTTCAGCCACAATGATGTGGAAGAGCAGGGCCCTCCTGCGCCATCGGGTTACC GGAGTTCCTCCAATTCAATCGATGAGCCGtccactgtggaggaaaacacacTGGTGCTCTCTTTTCCAG GTAGTGTTCATTCAGCAGCTCTGCCTGAAGAAGCCCCGtatctgctgctggaggagctaCAACACAACCAGacccactcaaacacacacaccctcacacagtcaaacacatactctgtcacacacactctccctgaGCCTCATTcaccagcagaaacacaagcGGATACATTGTCTCCCACAgacccagaaacacacacagacacacagctggaaatACACTCAGAAACAGAACTCGTCCCACactcggacacacacactgccatcttggtgcagctgcagcaggtgtcTGCAGTCCAGGCAGCCAACACAGAGAG CAATGACTTTGATGTGGGTCTAGAACCAGATATTAGTCTGGCAGACATGTATCGCTGGAAGGTTTCTGCTTATGCTCCGTGCAGCTCAACCTGTACAACAG GTATCACCACTAGTTATGCCCTGTGTGTCCGTTATGATGGAACTGAAGTGGACGACAGTTACTGTGACTCTCTGACGAGGCCAGAGCCCACCCATGAGTTCTGCACCGGGAAGGAATGTCCTCCAAG GTGGGAGACCAGTGGTTGGAGCGAGTGCTCTCGAACCTGTGGCGAGGGAGTTCAGTACCGCACTGTGCGCTGCTGGAAGATGCTGTCGCCAGGTCTTGACTCCTCCGTCTATGATTCACTGTGTCTGGCACATGACCTGCACAAACCTGCTAACAGAAAGGTCTGCCTCGGCCAGAGCTGTGGGCCGCAGTGGGAGGTGTCTGAGTGGTCACAG TGCTCGGCACGTTGTGGCTCGCGTGGTGTTCGGACCCGGGAGGTTCGATGCTCCATGGAGATGAGACTATGTAACAAGTCCTCTCAGCCAATAGAAAGTCAGGAGTGTGAGGGCCCGCCCTGTGACAGAAGATGGACAGTTTCCGACTGGGGACCT gtgtgtgtggagagggaaGGATGGTGCGTGCCGTGA
- the si:ch211-267e7.3 gene encoding ADAMTS-like protein 2 isoform X5: MGRCTAVRQWIDVECVEATGRHASASLDHTGRHSHSYVFITNIPAGATDIQIIERHKTENILALSDEDGHFFFNGNTVFDNPQNFRVAGTVFKYRRPSNVFSDGLEYIIAQGPTLQGLNVMYYNLNGKLPHITYEYTIPLESYDITAAEGVTTSPGHSHLNFTYNEVSEDVGGHHIELTNHSRAFVTSRHPYDAQLGADDQSDIQLSEEEEEEEEVVWEIRTPSPPPPAAMLVYRPADVTSHVFSHNDVEEQGPPAPSGYRSSSNSIDEPSTVEENTLVLSFPGSVHSAALPEEAPYLLLEELQHNQTHSNTHTLTQSNTYSVTHTLPEPHSPAETQADTLSPTDPETHTDTQLEIHSETELVPHSDTHTAILVQLQQVSAVQAANTESNDFDVGLEPDISLADMYRWKVSAYAPCSSTCTTGITTSYALCVRYDGTEVDDSYCDSLTRPEPTHEFCTGKECPPRWETSGWSECSRTCGEGVQYRTVRCWKMLSPGLDSSVYDSLCLAHDLHKPANRKVCLGQSCGPQWEVSEWSQCSARCGSRGVRTREVRCSMEMRLCNKSSQPIESQECEGPPCDRRWTVSDWGPCSGVCGEGRMVRAVTCRSSGGVVMSEEQCDQSLRPLAIYPCGDRNCAPHWVEQEWQQCNATCGRGVRQRQVVCAGLEGGVFKEFPDSSCDQNHKPDTSSSCFQRPCSKWFTTSWSQCSKTCGSGVQVREVKCYQGEELVTRGHSCDSALKPEARQSCEIQSCPTDAPAAAPVASVAVDDSCQDKPTANCALVLKVKLCSHWYYRKACCQSCKAPRP; encoded by the exons ATGGGGCGCTGTACAGCAGTAAGGCAGTGGATAGATGTGGAGTGTGTGGAGGCAACGGGGCGTCATGCCAGCGCATCTCTGGATCATACAGGACGGCACTCACACA GCTATGTGTTCATCACCAACATCCCCGCTGGAGCCACTGACATTCAGATCATAGAGAGACACAAGACTGAGAACATCCTGG CCCTGTCGGACGAAGACGGACATTTCTTCTTCAATGGAAACACAGTGTTTGACAACCCACAAAACTTCCGTGTGGCAGGAACCGTGTTCAAATACAGACGTCCAAGCAATGTGTTCTCTGATGGGCTGGAGTACATCATTGCACAGGGACCAACACTGCAGGGCCTCAATGTTATG TACTACAATTTGAATGGGAAGCTCCCCCACATCACCTACGAGTACACCATCCCCCTCGAGTCTtatgacatcactgctgcagaggGCGTCACTACAAGCCCTGGCCACTCCCACCTTAACTTCACCTATAATGAGGTAAGTGAGGATGTAGGTGGGCATCATATTGAGTTGACGAACCACAGCAGGGCCTTTGTGACATCTCGCCATCCCTACGACGCCCAGCTGGGAGCTGATGACCAATCAGATATCCAGCTGtcggaagaagaagaggaggaggaggaagtcgTGTGGGAAATCAGGACGCCCAGCCCTCCACCGCCAGCGGCCATGTTGGTCTACAGACCAGCCGATGTCACCAGTCATGTGTTCAGCCACAATGATGTGGAAGAGCAGGGCCCTCCTGCGCCATCGGGTTACC GGAGTTCCTCCAATTCAATCGATGAGCCGtccactgtggaggaaaacacacTGGTGCTCTCTTTTCCAG GTAGTGTTCATTCAGCAGCTCTGCCTGAAGAAGCCCCGtatctgctgctggaggagctaCAACACAACCAGacccactcaaacacacacaccctcacacagtcaaacacatactctgtcacacacactctccctgaGCCTCATTcaccagcagaaacacaagcGGATACATTGTCTCCCACAgacccagaaacacacacagacacacagctggaaatACACTCAGAAACAGAACTCGTCCCACactcggacacacacactgccatcttggtgcagctgcagcaggtgtcTGCAGTCCAGGCAGCCAACACAGAGAG CAATGACTTTGATGTGGGTCTAGAACCAGATATTAGTCTGGCAGACATGTATCGCTGGAAGGTTTCTGCTTATGCTCCGTGCAGCTCAACCTGTACAACAG GTATCACCACTAGTTATGCCCTGTGTGTCCGTTATGATGGAACTGAAGTGGACGACAGTTACTGTGACTCTCTGACGAGGCCAGAGCCCACCCATGAGTTCTGCACCGGGAAGGAATGTCCTCCAAG GTGGGAGACCAGTGGTTGGAGCGAGTGCTCTCGAACCTGTGGCGAGGGAGTTCAGTACCGCACTGTGCGCTGCTGGAAGATGCTGTCGCCAGGTCTTGACTCCTCCGTCTATGATTCACTGTGTCTGGCACATGACCTGCACAAACCTGCTAACAGAAAGGTCTGCCTCGGCCAGAGCTGTGGGCCGCAGTGGGAGGTGTCTGAGTGGTCACAG TGCTCGGCACGTTGTGGCTCGCGTGGTGTTCGGACCCGGGAGGTTCGATGCTCCATGGAGATGAGACTATGTAACAAGTCCTCTCAGCCAATAGAAAGTCAGGAGTGTGAGGGCCCGCCCTGTGACAGAAGATGGACAGTTTCCGACTGGGGACCT tgctcaggtgtgtgtggagagggaaGGATGGTGCGTGCCGTGACGTGTCGTTCGTCAGGTGGGGTAGTGATGTCAGAGGAGCAGTGTGACCAATCACTACGTCCACTGGCCATCTATCCCTGTGGGGACAGAAACTGCGCCCCACACTGGGTGGAACAAGAATGGCAGCAG TGTAACGCCACCTGTGGCCGGGGTGTGCGGCAGCGTCAGGTGGTGTGTGCTGGGCTGGAAGGTGGTGTGTTCAAAGAGTTTCCGGACAGTAGCTGTGACCAAAATCACAAACCAGATaccagctcctcctgcttccAGAGACCCTGCTCCAAATGGTTCACCACATCCTGGTCCCAG TGCAGTAAGACCTGTGGGAGTGGTGTCCAGGTTCGAGAAGTCAAGTGTTACCAGGGGGAGGAGCTGGTAACCAGGGGCCACAGCTGCGACTCAGCCCTCAAGCCAGAAGCCAGACAGAGCTGTGAGATCCAGAGCTGTCCGACAGACGCACCag CAGCGGCTCCAGTAGCATCAGTAGCGGTAGACGACTCCTGCCAAGATAAGCCAACAGCCAACTGTGCCCTCGTCCTCAAAGTGAAACTGTGCTCCCATTGGTACTACAGAAAGGCCTGCTGCCAGTCCTGTAAGGCACCGAGACCCTGA